In the Populus trichocarpa isolate Nisqually-1 chromosome 1, P.trichocarpa_v4.1, whole genome shotgun sequence genome, ttatataaagttattatggtctcatgatccagatcgagggtttaacaagttaactcggaTTGATCCAGATCGATTCATGTTGTATTAGACATATAGTAACTTTAGTAAAATTCATGgcatatgttaaaaaaacaaaaaacaaaacaaatatggtGAAAGAAAGGAGGGTAGTCTTCAGTTTTCATTTTCAGTAATATAAAAGTTATGTGAGGAGTTGCTAACATCAATTATCCATGACTTTCATGTATTAGCTTTTCTATAATGTGATTATGTAAAGTGAACGAAGACAACATCATTCTCTAGGAAAAAAGATCACGCCATGTATGTAATTGTAAACTCTCCCCCTACCTTCGTGGCCCACCGGTCAGCTCCTACCAGTTTGaccattttgaattttgttagaTTTCCTTTGGAATGATCGATTGATTAGATCTTTCATTAAACcccccatttttatttttatttttatttttatttaaaaaaaaaacatttcaagggAATGATCAAAgcccacatatatatattatgataaaaCATGACAACATGCACAATAAATTAATTGCAGCAAAAACTTACAAAcacttttcattttcatttttttttttttttgtgttttggttttCTAATGTTAACATGTGCTTCTCCAGTACTGACCAGTCAGTACACCTGAAACCAACTAGAAAAACTTACGAGCACTTTCACACGAGCACACAGCAAACAAGCTAGCTTCTCGCAAAAGTCACTCCTTGAATATTGCAGCAAACCAAACCTAAAATACATTAGGGAAAGAttgatttgtataaaaaatcacCTGACAtgagaatattaattatattaggtCGAGACACCCACGCCTTTCTCTGTCCCTCTCTTATCTTTTGTTGTAGATATATGCAACATATCTAAAATCTGCCAGCATAAACTGCaactctctccctccctccctctctctctctctctctctctctggtccGTGTATGAGAGTTTCTCAAGGAAAACATGGGCTCTGAAAATCTGTATCCAAACACTCTCTGCGCCATATTTATCGTTTCCTTTGAGGCATCGAGCCCTATGCATTTTGACTCCTACCTCACATTGACTAGCCTCATTTTCACAAGCTCAAACTCCTAAGAAACCCACTAGAAACACGCACTGAAACAAAAGTCTCCCATTACAAACCACACCCAGCTTTCTCGTACTTTTCTCTTGAGATTCCTTTTAAAGGGCCTTTAAAATCAGATCCAAGAAGGAAATTCCtttctcttttcccttttttatagggttttggGCCAAGAATTCTATCCATGGTCTGAGATATATGTAGGTATATATAGAATGAGGCAGCTGATGGGTTTGAGAAAAGAGTTGGCTTGCTTagcaatcatattttttatacttctgCTGTTAGAGACTTCATCTCTTCCTGATAGGTCAGCCAGATATGGAAGCTCCAAAAATACTGGTTCTACATCTCAGTTAATGGGTCCTGTTAAATCCCATGGTGGTGGCCTAAGAGGAGACAAAGATGAAGGAGGTGATGCAACTTTGGGTGATGAAAAGAGGAAAATCTTTACAGGTCCCAATCCTTTGCACAATAGGTGAATATCTAGAGAAAGCTTGTTTTATCTTCGTATATGTACGATTTATGAAGCCAtgtcattttctattttttaaagcttttttcgTTTGTTAATTATCATATTAAGAAATTGTTCGGTGCAGaagttgaattattattttgttagttttttattttatttttaataataatcttctttatgtatattttttaaaataaaaaaacacttctcTGAATTGTATAGTCTCAGTTAAAATGCATATAGatcgaagttttttttatatatttgacgtataaatagaaagaaattaaatatatccATGAACAAAGTACCATTATTACTGCTGCCATTAATGGAGTTGTTACAAGGACTACCAGACAAAATTTATTTCCGTTCAGTGTTTCCCTCTCGGTTGTTGTGAATTGATTAGTCATAGCCACAGCAACGTTGTCGAAGCAGTCGTTCCCAgaaattgataattataatagtGAATAAAAATCCTCATGTTAGggtaatatcttaaaaataaatgcttaaatatatagataaaaatgcGTATATGCTACATGTGGAAGATGCCAATTATATATCTTCTTTCATTGATAGCAGTACACTCTTCTTCTACCCAGCGTATAAGAGAGCTAGACCTCTGCATGAATCATGTTGGTTTCCGACTGCGTGTAGCGTGAAATAAGAatcgtttcttttttctttaagaataTCTGTTTAATTATTCATCCATAAGATAGACCAGAGTAAATTAGTTGTTGATTGTCGATGAAATCAagagtattatttatttatttatttatttatatgatccGTCGCCAAAAAGCATTGTTTTATCCGAAGAGATGGTTGAGCTCTTCCATTTTCTTGATCCCATAGTCTTTGAGGCTTATCCCAGAAAACTTTGTGAAACTCTGTGAAGCTAGTGGGGGTGTGTGTTTACGTGCGCGATGAGATGCTGCATTTGCAATACGCAAAACAAGCTCATACATATGGGCCGACAACCCATAAGCAACTTAAGCCTACATTTTGGATCACGTGCGAGTCGAAGGGGACAAGATCATGAGAACAAAGGGGAGAACGGCAAATATCGAGTGCCTATCATTATATGATTGTGCTTTTTCTCACCTCATCTGCATCGCGTTGGTGACCATGAAGTTCCGAAGGAGAAGGCACAAATACCTTCACAAATTGATCGTTTCACCTGTAATTCTGTTCTAAGTAGATTCCTAACCTTTTAAAACTCACACAATCAATTGCGAAACTAGAGGTTTAGCTCTAATCCAACTGTCCGCTAACAACATAACTAAGCCGACTCTGAAGCATGGATGAACCAAGCTGACCACCTCCACGGTTGCTCCAAATCTGTGTTCTTTCCTCGTCCATCTTTTGCAATGTTAAGCAAACTTGATCCTTGTCATGCTTGCATCAAAGTGGGATGTTTCTAGCCTGCTAAAATTCTTTGTGCGATGAAATCATATACAGTTTTAAGGGTTTGTCAAGAAAATGGATAGGGATGAGGAAGGCCAGAGTAATAcgaaaggatgaaaaaaaaaggaaatccaTCCATCTCGTTGTTTGGATAACAAATAAGTTGTTAGGCTAACAAACAAGGAAAGGATAAAAATCAATCCGCCGATGGGCTAACAATGCGGAAAGATATTCCTTAAATCTCCATCCTTCTCACCAAACAAATGGAATTAAGGAAATACCAATCCTTACTTCTCATTCCTCCCCCCTTCTTCTATACCTCTTGACAAACACACCCTAAGTATCCATCGGCAATGATAAGCCAAGGCGAAATACACAACGACTTATTGATGATAAATATGAAGATTCCTTAAATGGGGGAGTAACAAAAGCTCGCCCTTTCCATCCTGGGCAGCAAAATAATATCCAACCTGGTTCCCTCAAGGATACTAAAAACATTCAAGTTCGATACAAGCTTTAACTAAGCATGATAGGAACCAATGATAACCAAAATCTAAGAAATACAAACAAACAGTAACTGAATTAGTTTCAACTCTTATGTGATGGAACATTATGAATTAATCATGAAGGGTTCCCATTATATCTTCATCTCGATACAGAAAATACCTGAAACAGTGCATAGAGCCACAAggaaacatcattaggtatttATTTGTGTCAAGGAATCGTCtaatgaaaaggaaataaatgcaTTTTTGTCACACACTGAGGTCACTAAGTATGCTTTGGCAGCAAGAAAGCAGTTGTCTTTCTGAGTTGCTGTGGAACTTGTTAATTTTGCAtgacaaagaaaagagaagagaaaaaaattgcgCTTATGCCAGCATTTACACCAAAACCCCATTTCTCCAATAAAGATCTTATTTCCCCTGGATAAAAtgtcttcttccaagtcaaGATTCATCCAATGATTTTAAATATGCAATAAAATGCAGGCAATCCAAATGAAAACAAGATAACTAAGTTCCCTAGAATCACCACCCTGATCTCATTCACATCACAGTGCCATTTTATGGCATTCAGGTTTAAGAGTTTAGTGCAACAGAAAACATTTTGCATATCGACCCACCATAGATGAATACACATTTAATTGCAAATGTTGGTGTTTAGCAACAATGGGCGATACATAAAAGCAAGTAGAACTTCACCGTCACACTGTTTCATTCTGTatgattaattctaaaaaaataaaataaaagtacgATTGTATGATATGAGTGCAAGAATTTGAAACCAAAAGCATTGATGGAAAGTAGCAGCTTTCACATACACCATgcgtaaataaaataaagcatttTTAATATGTTCCATTATAGAACATTCCTTGAAACATATAAACATGCATTTCATgtcattaaaaattctaaaatcagcaaaacaaattcaaaatcatgtAGGATGAGCTACCATGCATTGGAGAATTCTGAATCCTATTTAACCATGTTAACTACACTAAAATAGTACCTTGATCACTCCAGTGACTTTATAAGACTCTTTACTTGCCACGGCCTACCAAAATCTTAAAGCTATATGGATCTATGAGTCAGACAGTTGCTATCTTAAAGCTACATGGTTTGATAGAACATTTATAAGTCAACTCAAACTGGATATAATTGGATCTGTTCAAATTACAGCATCAAGTTAAAAGGGCCACGGAATAGCTAAAGACAGATGATCAAGTGTTCTTTATACCATCAAGTAGACAAACTAAAAAAGCTAACACACAAATGCCACCTCTCATATGCATTTTACATGACATCTACCAGAAACTCGAACCTCAAAGAAGAACTAATTTTAGAGAAGCAGTAACTCACTCTTTTTCACCAAGTTTCACTTCAGTGCCTCCGTATTCAGGCAAAAGGACAGTTTCTCCCTCCTTCAAAGTAACAGGAATAAGCTTGCCATCTTTATCACGAGCACCAGGACCCACGGCAACAACTTTTCCAGAGTTCAGCTGGAATTgtgaagcataaaaaaaatgagaggaaaGAACAATCAGTAATCACCCCATGTATCCACCAATAAAACGAATGAATAAATGTACATTTACATCACAGTACAACAGAAAAacatttaatctttaatttattggaCAGCATAATTATGAAAACTGGcaagaaacaaatacaaataagtTGAGCATGCTAACCTATCAAggtgaatgaaataaaaagggaaaaggaacaaaaactaACACTGGTCGTGAGAACTTGAATGTTAAGCATTTCATTCCAATTTCTCTTTCACGGATATTAAAACTAAGAACTTCCCAACCGCAACAAACCCTTTAAAATTCGAGCTATACCACTTAGCTGTTACTGATAGCAATTAAACTGAAGCTTAAATATCGTATTAATGTATGAAACAATTCCAGATTCGAGCGATAGGAGtggattttgaaattcaaaatgcaATTGAAAACAACTCTTGTAACAAAGATAAATCTTGGGCTTAATTTAGTTTGGTTATGATTAGCCAAGTAACTAATGAATCTATAATAAAAGAACATCACACACAAGCCAAAAACCCAGCCCCAATTTACCGAGTAGCGTATCAGTGTAATTTTATGCTACAGTTTCAATGATGCAGGAGAAACTCAAAGGAACAACGAAacgaaaggagaaaaaagagaggagaggagtGAAGAGAAAGGGATGACCTTGGAGGTTTTCTCAGGAAGAAGAATACCGGAGTTGGTTTTGGAAGGAGGGATAATTTTCTCCACCAATATGCGATTGAATGTCGGAATCAAGCGCTTTGCCATCTTCACGCACGGTAACTGagactagagagagagagagagagagagagagagagagtgattgCAGAAGATCGAGTACTGGACACTTCTACTGGGCTCCTTTAGGTACCAGTAGGGTTTAAGGTTGGAGTTTATTATTGTCAAATTCCAAAACTGCCCACCTTGTCTATCCCTTCCTTGCTAGTTAGTTATTAcccaatataaattaataaacagaCGCACCGAGGGCACGAGTCCATAGGATTCTAAACTCCTACAGTCCTACGTCTGCATTTTACTCGTTTGTTTTTGCAGAttgaaagtgtttttgtttatatttttatttttttgtattttttagattattttaataaattaatattaacaatgaattttaaaaaataaaacaaatattattatgaaaaatattgatatatttttaagagaagtactttaaaaaaaccaCCATCACACTACATATTCAACCCTTTAGGACGGGAGAAAAGTGTTTTcacgaggaaagaaaaaaaaattcttgtaaaTGCATTTATTAGTACAATAGACTCAATCTTTATACGCAAAACGCTAGCCCGAGACATCGTAACCATTAAAAAGAAACCCTGCCTCGACCAATCTGAAACTCGAAGTGTTTTCAGGATGAGCTGAGTTGCAATTTGATTGTGCCATTACCCCGCTACCTAGCCAAAAACCATTGATCAATTTTGCCGCGCTACAACTGAGAAATACCGCAAGTGCTCAAAACTTCAAAACTCCCACAAGATTATCATCATAAATCAGCTTTGAGTTACAACAGATGCTAAAATCCACTGAGTGGGAAAGAAATGAAATAGGAAACCACTACATTAACAAAACAACGATGCCATGCAGCTTAgttctaaataaattaagatcaAGTTAATTCCActtcttcaaaacaaaaacaggtCACAAATCAACAAGCAATATTTGAACAAGTACAGAGCCAGCAAAAAAACTATTGTCCGGAGCGTTTTGATAAGTTTATAAAGCTGCAGGCAGCATCCAAACTCAGTTCTTCATATACCTggatataatgaaaaaatttgaattttcagaTATCAATAATAGAAAATGGGATCTTAAACATGAAATGTATATGATTCTCAAATAATGAGGCATACAAGTTTCCGGTGAATTTCTTGGAAAGCCTTGCAAAATCTCTGGGCTTCTGCTGCACCCGCCTGCATATCCACAAGAGCACAACAAATTCATTTATCCCCATCACTAGGAAATGAAAAATCTACTATTCTGCTTCGTTCAGGTGGGGGCAGCAGAACTTGTCTGCATGATGTGTGATGGCCAGCAGATATAAATCAGCTGAACTTTTTTGGCACAACATTCAATGAGAAACAACCCATCCGCAAATAGATTACTGATGCTGGATGGACAGAAACTAGAAACAGGAGGTGTGATAGAGGCATCTCtacaaaaaattcaagaactgACTCACAAGTgatcacaacaaataaaatcactcgatgttatttttttcttgcaacaaAATGACCAATATGCTTCCTGTTGTTGTTGAACAAAGAAATTTCATAATGTACAAGACACCTTGAATATGTTAATGTACCCATAAATAggcttataattaatttaaagccaGTAAATACTATGACAATCGACAAAAGCATACCTTCTTCTCAACTGCCAACTTTAGCTTCTCCCAGAATGCATCTATTTAAAGAAATACACAAGAAAACAGTAAACAGATGTAGGTAAACTTCAACAGTGACTAAAATTGTGATGAATCTTAGTTGCCAATCCAATAAATTTTCCAAGATTTCATGATTCTtaacataacataacataacataaGCAATTTCATCCCAACATGACCTGAAAGGAAGACTTTTTCCAAAATGACTGACAAGTACAACACACATCAACAGAAAATTTGGTGACTTGTTAGAAAGTTTATTAAGTGGCTCAAGATTATCAGGCCAAAGCTGCCCGaaagatttttcatcaaaattcatGGATTCATAATGGGAAAATACATCTCAATATCCTCAATTATCTAATAAAGAGAGAAGCAGGTAAGCAAGCAGAGTGGACTTTATAAGAGAGCATACCCTGTACATCAATAACTTGATTGTTGGATTCCTTTTTACCTTCCTCCTCCTGAAATACCGGTTCCGGAAATGACCGAGAAGTTGATTGCTTTGATGGGTCCGTCTCAATCTGAAATATAGAAAAGGTTATAGAAAAACCATGAGGGTACAGATACAAACAACAAGTGCAGAACATCAAGCACGTTTAAAGAATCACAAAAACATGCAGCTTGTTCCATTCTAATTAGAATATAAGGGTTTCCAGCATAAGAagcttaaaaaattatgtaatcAAAACCCTCACTCGAGAATCTCATGCTGAACACTACTACCATCCCGAAATATTATGGTATTATGATTTGAACCCATTTTCAACCTTGAAACACTGATTAAATTAATAGCAAGAAGAAAGATACTAACAGAGTGAAATTTAATAAACCCTAGTTCCTTTTTGAAGAATAGACAGACAGCAATACATGTGTTGTTTAGTAATTGAAACCAGAGTAATCAAGATTCGACTGAGACAgagaaagaataaatatttacatggtAATTTCGAGGACGGACAACGGGGAAGAGATCAAGAAGGCGTCCAAATTCTTGATCATCCATTCTCCTCCTTGCTTTCCTCCTTCTACTTTGCAACtctgaattgaaaataaatatatatctagTAAAATGCTtgacaattttttcttcttaaagtCTTTATTTATGACTTATGTGACGGAATTGCCCTTTTCTCCAATACTGGAATTAAATACAAAATCCTTATATTTTACTAGGATATTTAGTTGGTCTGAATagcatagaaaataattaagtaattcTTTGATTAATCTTGaccatatttaatttaataatttcttattctagaaataacttattttgttccaaaagatttaataataagaaataacttattttcttattaaataattattatcatattttatcattttaccgcctctcttttttccagaagattaaaaaaaaaaaacatgaaattgatAAAGGACTAAGTTATGggttgatttaataatataggatgaattaataattttttaaaccataagaaataattaattaattacgttAAAATATAGACCATATTATAATTAACTcccaatactttttttttggaCAACTAAAGCTATCCTCAAATTAGATATGCTAAGGAAGTGTGCTTAAGAATAATTGATGGAAGAACAAAAAGTAGACAATCCTAGCCACCAAGCTCACAATCTTCATCCTTTCCGACCAGTTCAGTAGCCACTCCTATTTCTAATACCAAAAGCTTCAATTTTTCAGATCTAACCCAGAAtaaattttaggttttgttcaatttaatgtCATCTCCAACTACGCAGGCATATTGGTGTTCTTGATGCAGCCGTGGTGGCTAGAGTAGAAAATACTTCTGGAATAAAGTTTGATCATGAAGGAGGACAAATTTTGAGTTTGTGAccttctctctctttaatttaataataaattttttgtaccataaaaaatacttaaaaattgCAAAtgtttcttttagaaaaaaaattaatttgatagttctaaaaataatctaaataactgctaaaaatataattgatttgaaaaaaattatgatgatatctttatattaaaacggcaatatattatatagatctaggttaacttgttaaatttatgatctaagttatgaaattataataacaccatagaaaacaaattaaatcaaattattagcTCTAATtacaaatcaatttaatgttgaattatgaaattaaaaaaaaacaattaaaaaaaaacatgaaaaaacaatccgagtcaacttgagttaacccaACAAAATCATGACTCTAGTTTTAAAACCAGAATgacttcataaaaaacaaactgaaataaataatataataaaatttaattctcaatcaaatcaatattgtgattgattttttttttaaataattaattactaaaaGGATCGAAAAAATAATTCAGGTCAACCGAGTTAACTCACAAAACCCGCGACCTGAGTCATGAATCCAAGATAACCTTgtagaaaacaaactaaaacaaattataaaatttaatttttaatcaatctaagtatgaaactcaaaaaaaattaattaaaaaaaacctcaagttaattaattaatccgtCAAACATGTTCTTTAAGTTATGATACTGAAATAAccttataataaataatttaaaataaattatgaaactcaatatttaataaattaataaatctgatattaaatatgaaataaaaaaaaataagaaacaaattggGTACAGTGAAAACCCCTCCCCCTCCCTTTTTAGTTTTCTATAAACACCGGTTAAAACACAGCCGAATAACCTTTAGTTTTCCTTCCTCACTTGAACTTCTATATTTTGTACAATAGTTAACGTCATTAAATTCCAAACCTACCAAAGCAATGAAATGATTTATACTATATGTTCAAAGAAAAATGGGCTTGGATTTGGTGTAGCTAACGAATTTCAGGAGAATATTGTTTGATCTCTGAAACAAAGAGTGAAGTATCAGTTTAATTAGATTCTTTTTGACATACTCGCAAGGCATTTCTtatagtgtgtgtatatatttaattgggCAGGAAGGACCAGTGTAAAATCTTTAGTTCTGAACTACTCGATCATCATACAGGTACGATACATTTGAATCAATTTTGTCTCCCTCACTACCCAGCTTCACTGTTATTGGACAGCTTTTGTATTGGCAAGAGCACATCGTAACGTAGCAGGCaccaaccaaaccaaaccaaacgtCGTTACCTCATCGAAAATTTAAGCATGCACTTGCCAGTTTCACATCTATGAGGGAGTCCAGGTTGGCTTGGATATTCTCATTC is a window encoding:
- the LOC7480115 gene encoding 10 kDa chaperonin, mitochondrial — protein: MAKRLIPTFNRILVEKIIPPSKTNSGILLPEKTSKLNSGKVVAVGPGARDKDGKLIPVTLKEGETVLLPEYGGTEVKLGEKEYFLYRDEDIMGTLHD
- the LOC7463880 gene encoding uncharacterized protein LOC7463880 translates to MDDQEFGRLLDLFPVVRPRNYHIETDPSKQSTSRSFPEPVFQEEEGKKESNNQVIDVQDAFWEKLKLAVEKKAGAAEAQRFCKAFQEIHRKLVYEELSLDAACSFINLSKRSGQ